A single Comamonas sp. NLF-1-9 DNA region contains:
- a CDS encoding FTR1 family protein, with protein sequence MEQVIFVMWRESVEALLVVGILHNWLSRTPGAESGRRWLWFGVAAGLLLAALLGLGIYSAQELLINWQDQFQTVMVLVAAALIVQMVLWMRVHGRTLKRELEQGLSSKLEQRNWWGVAVLAALAIAREGSEAVVFLYGTLAAAPASDLPWMAFAAIGGLAAALATFWLLQLGGKVLTWPRFFRITEILLLLLAASLVVTGAEKMQALEWLPPLADGVWNTSWLLPDMGRWGGLVAGITGYRAQPSLMTVLVYAGYWLLMATLLRRSRAKTTTAARPGMRRAA encoded by the coding sequence ATGGAACAGGTCATCTTCGTGATGTGGCGCGAGAGCGTCGAGGCGCTGCTCGTCGTCGGCATCCTGCACAACTGGCTGTCGCGCACGCCGGGGGCCGAATCGGGGCGGCGCTGGCTGTGGTTCGGCGTTGCGGCCGGTCTGCTGCTGGCGGCGCTGCTGGGGCTGGGCATCTACAGCGCGCAAGAGCTTCTGATCAACTGGCAAGACCAGTTCCAGACCGTGATGGTGCTGGTGGCGGCAGCGCTGATCGTGCAGATGGTGTTGTGGATGCGCGTGCACGGGCGCACGCTCAAGCGCGAGCTGGAGCAAGGCCTCTCCAGCAAGCTGGAGCAGCGCAACTGGTGGGGCGTGGCGGTGCTGGCGGCACTGGCCATCGCGCGCGAGGGCAGCGAGGCGGTGGTCTTCTTGTATGGCACGCTGGCCGCCGCCCCCGCCAGCGACCTGCCCTGGATGGCCTTCGCCGCCATCGGCGGGCTCGCGGCGGCGCTGGCAACGTTCTGGCTGCTGCAACTGGGCGGCAAGGTGCTGACCTGGCCGCGCTTTTTCCGCATCACCGAGATCCTGCTGCTGCTGCTGGCGGCCTCGCTGGTGGTCACCGGCGCCGAGAAGATGCAGGCGCTGGAATGGCTGCCCCCCTTGGCCGATGGCGTCTGGAACACCTCCTGGCTGCTGCCGGACATGGGCCGCTGGGGCGGCCTCGTGGCGGGCATTACGGGTTACCGCGCCCAGCCCTCTCTGATGACGGTGCTGGTCTACGCGGGCTACTGGCTGCTCATGGCCACGCTCCTGCGCCGCAGCCGCGCCAAAACCACCACCGCCGCACGTCCCGGCATGAGGCGCGCGGCATGA
- a CDS encoding ABC transporter permease, whose protein sequence is MSLLRRWFTGIPAYLWSGWGALASLCLMLALWEAVAQAYGPLVLPTPLEAADTLARWAERGGMLWPALAISARRAFIGLALALAAGSLLGVLAGVSMTASMMSRPWVTVLLGTPPIAWLVLAMLWFGTGDGTPVFTVFIACFPVVFLGGLQGARTLEHHWRDLARAFDLPWHMRVLDVYLPHVISYLFPAWIVALGSSWKVVVMAELLASDTGIGAELAASRAQLDMAATLAWIGAIVLVLLALEYLLLEPIKREIERWRDAGSARAGRQP, encoded by the coding sequence ATGTCCTTGCTGCGCCGCTGGTTCACCGGCATTCCGGCCTATCTCTGGAGCGGCTGGGGCGCGCTTGCCAGCCTGTGTCTGATGCTTGCGCTGTGGGAGGCCGTGGCGCAGGCCTACGGCCCGCTGGTGCTGCCCACACCGCTGGAGGCCGCTGACACCCTGGCACGCTGGGCAGAGCGGGGCGGCATGCTGTGGCCCGCGCTGGCCATCAGCGCGCGCCGCGCCTTCATCGGCCTGGCACTGGCGCTGGCTGCAGGCAGCCTGCTGGGCGTGCTGGCGGGCGTGTCGATGACAGCGTCGATGATGTCGCGCCCCTGGGTCACCGTGCTGCTGGGCACGCCGCCGATTGCCTGGCTGGTGCTGGCCATGCTGTGGTTCGGCACCGGCGACGGCACGCCGGTCTTCACCGTCTTCATCGCCTGTTTTCCCGTGGTCTTTCTCGGCGGCTTGCAGGGCGCGCGCACGCTGGAGCACCACTGGCGCGACCTGGCACGCGCCTTTGATCTGCCTTGGCACATGCGCGTGCTCGACGTGTATCTGCCGCACGTCATCTCCTACCTCTTTCCCGCCTGGATCGTCGCCCTGGGCAGCAGCTGGAAGGTGGTCGTCATGGCCGAACTGCTGGCCTCCGACACCGGCATAGGCGCCGAGCTGGCCGCGAGCCGCGCGCAACTGGATATGGCCGCGACGCTGGCCTGGATAGGCGCCATCGTGCTGGTGCTGCTGGCGCTGGAATACCTGCTGCTGGAGCCCATCAAGCGCGAGATCGAGCGCTGGCGCGACGCGGGTAGCGCCCGCGCGGGACGGCAGCCGTGA
- the fba gene encoding class II fructose-bisphosphate aldolase (catalyzes the reversible aldol condensation of dihydroxyacetonephosphate and glyceraldehyde 3-phosphate in the Calvin cycle, glycolysis, and/or gluconeogenesis) has translation MPLVSMRELLDHAAENGYGIPAFNVNNLEQVQAVMSAADEVGAPVILQASAGARKYAGEPFIKHLITAACEAWPHIPMVMHQDHGTSPKVCEGAIALGFGSVMMDGSLLEDGKTPSDFDYNVRVTREVVAMAHKVGVTVEGELGCLGSLETGEAGEEDGIGAAGKLSHDQLLTDPEEAAQFVKATLLDALAIAIGTSHGAYKFTRPPTGDVLSIARVKEIHARLPNTHLVMHGSSSVPQELLAIINAHGGKMKQTWGVPVKEIQEAIKHGVRKINIDTDIRMAMTGAVRKFQVENPEKFDMREWMKPAREAAKAVCKARYLEFGCEGQGSKIKGLSLAEMAMRYASGTLAQVVQ, from the coding sequence ATGCCTCTAGTTTCGATGCGCGAACTTTTGGACCATGCCGCGGAAAACGGCTATGGCATTCCCGCTTTCAATGTCAACAACCTGGAGCAGGTGCAGGCCGTGATGTCCGCCGCCGACGAAGTGGGCGCGCCGGTCATCCTGCAGGCGAGCGCCGGCGCGCGCAAGTATGCGGGCGAGCCCTTCATCAAGCACCTGATCACCGCCGCCTGCGAAGCCTGGCCGCACATTCCCATGGTGATGCACCAGGACCACGGCACCAGCCCCAAGGTCTGCGAGGGCGCGATTGCGCTGGGCTTTGGTTCGGTGATGATGGACGGCTCGCTGCTGGAAGACGGCAAGACGCCGTCGGACTTCGACTACAACGTGCGCGTGACCCGGGAAGTGGTCGCGATGGCGCACAAGGTGGGCGTGACCGTGGAAGGCGAGCTCGGCTGCCTCGGGTCGCTGGAAACCGGTGAGGCCGGCGAGGAAGACGGCATAGGCGCGGCCGGCAAACTCAGCCACGACCAGTTGCTCACCGACCCCGAGGAGGCGGCGCAGTTCGTCAAGGCCACGCTGCTCGATGCGCTGGCGATCGCCATCGGCACCAGCCACGGCGCCTACAAGTTCACCCGCCCGCCCACAGGCGACGTGCTGTCGATCGCGCGCGTCAAGGAAATCCACGCCCGCCTGCCCAACACCCACCTGGTGATGCACGGCAGCTCCAGCGTGCCGCAGGAGCTGCTGGCCATCATCAATGCGCATGGCGGCAAGATGAAGCAGACCTGGGGCGTGCCGGTCAAGGAGATCCAGGAAGCGATCAAGCACGGCGTGCGCAAGATCAACATCGACACCGACATCCGCATGGCCATGACCGGCGCGGTGCGCAAGTTCCAGGTGGAAAACCCGGAAAAGTTCGACATGCGCGAGTGGATGAAACCCGCGCGCGAGGCCGCCAAGGCGGTGTGCAAGGCGCGCTACCTCGAGTTCGGCTGCGAAGGCCAGGGCAGCAAGATCAAGGGCCTGAGCCTGGCTGAGATGGCGATGCGCTATGCCTCAGGCACGCTCGCGCAGGTAGTGCAGTAG
- a CDS encoding 4Fe-4S binding protein: MTSLAQASWIQGRWQKGMAAAGEWLRTHGALVRRLQWAVVLTYAVLLIVPAMLPLPDNASRVWNNFTIVAEFAFWGIWWPFVLLSMILFGRLWCGVLCPEGTLTEWASKHGRGLGVPRWMRWGGWPFTAFVLTTVYGQMVSVYQYPHAALVVLGGSTAAAMVVGYFYTRGKRAWCRYLCPVNGVFGLLSKLAPMHYKVSEEAWRHSMAHAGQPISITKRKPRAVDCAPMLDLRHMQGGSNCHMCGRCSGHHDAMALQWRSPAQEIVEVAASEATHWQTWLIVFGLQGVAIGAFHWSASPWFVTIRQWLATWLIDHDIYWPLADNAPWWLLTNYPERNDVLTWLDGALLLTYIGATALVWGGITLALLAAATRTAGKWRTQRLHHLAQAMIPLAGIGVFLGLSTITVTLLKGEGIFLPWANHARLALLCAANVWSLWLAWRILRQWGLGRLRALSGCSLVLLACLWVDSAWGWLFWWW; the protein is encoded by the coding sequence ATGACCTCCCTGGCCCAGGCCTCCTGGATTCAGGGGCGCTGGCAAAAGGGCATGGCCGCAGCCGGTGAATGGCTGCGCACCCACGGGGCGCTGGTGCGCCGCCTGCAATGGGCGGTGGTGCTGACCTACGCCGTGCTGCTCATCGTGCCGGCGATGCTGCCGCTGCCCGACAACGCCTCGCGCGTCTGGAACAACTTCACCATCGTCGCGGAATTCGCCTTCTGGGGCATCTGGTGGCCTTTCGTGCTGCTGAGCATGATTCTTTTCGGGCGCCTGTGGTGCGGCGTGCTCTGCCCCGAAGGCACGCTCACCGAATGGGCCTCCAAGCACGGGCGCGGGCTGGGCGTGCCACGCTGGATGCGCTGGGGCGGCTGGCCCTTCACCGCCTTCGTGCTGACCACGGTCTATGGCCAGATGGTCAGCGTCTATCAGTACCCGCACGCGGCGCTGGTGGTGCTGGGCGGCAGCACGGCGGCGGCGATGGTGGTCGGTTATTTCTACACCCGGGGCAAACGCGCCTGGTGCCGCTATCTGTGCCCGGTCAACGGCGTCTTCGGGCTCTTGTCCAAGCTCGCGCCCATGCACTACAAGGTGAGCGAGGAAGCCTGGCGGCACTCGATGGCGCACGCGGGCCAGCCCATCAGCATCACCAAGCGCAAGCCACGGGCGGTGGATTGCGCGCCCATGCTCGATCTGCGCCACATGCAAGGCGGCAGCAACTGCCACATGTGCGGGCGCTGCAGCGGCCACCACGACGCGATGGCGCTGCAATGGCGCTCGCCCGCCCAGGAAATCGTCGAGGTCGCCGCCTCCGAAGCCACGCACTGGCAAACCTGGCTCATCGTCTTCGGTCTGCAGGGCGTGGCCATCGGCGCCTTTCACTGGAGCGCCAGCCCTTGGTTCGTCACCATCCGGCAATGGCTCGCGACCTGGCTGATCGACCACGACATCTACTGGCCGCTGGCGGACAACGCGCCGTGGTGGCTCCTGACCAACTACCCCGAGCGTAACGACGTGCTCACCTGGCTCGATGGCGCCCTGCTGCTGACCTACATCGGCGCAACGGCGCTGGTGTGGGGCGGCATCACGCTCGCCTTGCTGGCTGCCGCCACGCGCACGGCGGGCAAGTGGCGCACACAGCGCCTGCACCATCTGGCGCAGGCCATGATTCCGCTGGCGGGCATAGGCGTTTTTCTCGGCCTGAGCACGATCACCGTGACGCTGCTCAAGGGCGAAGGCATCTTCCTGCCCTGGGCAAACCACGCACGCCTGGCGCTGCTGTGTGCCGCCAATGTCTGGTCGCTGTGGCTTGCCTGGCGCATTCTGCGCCAATGGGGCTTGGGCCGCCTGCGTGCGCTGTCCGGCTGCTCCCTCGTGCTGCTGGCCTGCCTGTGGGTGGACAGCGCCTGGGGCTGGCTGTTCTGGTGGTGGTAG
- a CDS encoding transporter codes for MIDVIMVTRGVGGCKRRPGWRIARVWCRPSNRTMVRADLIRFRAGVLAVSLLAASLAAQAAHPLLTDDTGTQGAGRWQLELNTDHTRARADGQSAWQKAVGTTLTHGVSDALDVAVSAPWLQVSEPGEARVRGLGDTTVQAKWRFFENDEGWSLGLRPALVLPSGSASKGLGNGRASASVALISTLERGDWTWLANAGYTWNNNRVGDRRHLWALSSAVLYAASAQWSLALDVGISRSADQGVGHDKYGLIGAIFHAGKDVDLDLGWRRSLGGGPVVHTLGAGVTVRW; via the coding sequence GTGATTGACGTGATCATGGTGACGCGCGGGGTTGGGGGCTGCAAGCGCCGACCGGGTTGGCGGATCGCGCGCGTCTGGTGCAGGCCCTCGAACAGAACCATGGTGCGTGCGGATTTGATTCGTTTTCGTGCGGGTGTGCTGGCGGTTTCGCTGCTCGCCGCGTCGCTCGCTGCCCAGGCGGCACATCCCTTGCTCACCGACGATACCGGGACGCAGGGGGCGGGGCGCTGGCAGCTTGAACTCAATACCGATCACACGCGCGCCCGGGCCGATGGCCAGAGCGCGTGGCAGAAAGCGGTGGGGACCACGCTGACCCATGGCGTGTCCGATGCCCTGGACGTCGCCGTGAGCGCGCCGTGGTTGCAGGTCAGCGAGCCGGGAGAAGCGCGCGTGCGCGGGCTGGGGGACACCACCGTGCAGGCCAAGTGGCGATTTTTCGAAAATGACGAAGGCTGGAGCCTGGGCCTGCGGCCGGCGCTCGTCCTGCCCTCGGGCAGTGCGTCCAAGGGTCTGGGCAATGGCCGCGCGTCGGCGAGTGTCGCGCTGATATCGACCCTGGAGCGCGGGGACTGGACCTGGCTGGCGAATGCGGGCTACACATGGAACAACAACCGCGTGGGCGACCGGCGCCATCTGTGGGCGCTGTCTTCGGCCGTGCTCTACGCGGCTTCAGCGCAGTGGTCGCTGGCGCTGGACGTGGGCATCTCGCGCAGTGCGGATCAGGGTGTCGGCCATGACAAATACGGCTTGATCGGCGCCATCTTCCACGCCGGCAAGGACGTCGATCTGGATTTGGGCTGGCGCCGCAGCCTGGGCGGTGGCCCCGTGGTGCATACCCTGGGCGCCGGGGTGACGGTACGCTGGTAG
- a CDS encoding ABC transporter substrate-binding protein, with amino-acid sequence MVNDRKTGGQTRRRWMAAAAALSAFGAFGRLPPAAAQGARRAKLTLSGPFALVSYPLMRIADSGALADFAEQVEFVAWKSPDQLRAIAIGQTADFIAAPSNVAANLYNRGVPLKLLDISTWGLLWMVSREDGLRTLADFRGKEVVMPFRGDMPDIVFQLLAERQGLRVGSDIKLRYVASPMDAMQLLITRRADHALLAEPAVSMGLQKSHSFPVKVIAPDLYRSVDLQQEWGRVFQRPPRIPQAGIAALKSVQEDAALLARFEQAHAQAMLWCKEHPRECGEMSARHVSLLTPEGVADAIAATRSTMQVVPARQARADLEFFYQHLFDRQPGLVGGKMPAADFYG; translated from the coding sequence ATGGTGAATGATCGCAAAACCGGCGGGCAAACGCGCCGCCGCTGGATGGCCGCTGCTGCGGCCTTGTCCGCATTCGGGGCATTTGGCCGGCTGCCGCCTGCGGCGGCGCAGGGCGCGCGCCGGGCCAAGCTCACGCTGTCGGGCCCGTTTGCGCTGGTTTCCTACCCCTTGATGCGCATCGCCGACAGCGGCGCGCTGGCCGACTTTGCCGAGCAGGTGGAGTTCGTCGCCTGGAAGAGCCCCGACCAGTTGCGCGCCATCGCCATCGGCCAGACGGCGGATTTCATTGCCGCGCCGAGCAACGTGGCGGCCAATCTCTACAACCGCGGCGTGCCGCTCAAGCTGCTCGATATCAGCACCTGGGGCCTGCTGTGGATGGTCTCGCGCGAAGACGGCCTGCGCACCCTGGCGGACTTTCGCGGCAAGGAGGTGGTGATGCCGTTTCGCGGCGACATGCCCGACATCGTGTTCCAGTTGCTGGCCGAGCGGCAGGGCCTGCGCGTGGGCAGCGACATCAAGCTGCGCTACGTTGCCTCGCCGATGGATGCGATGCAACTGCTCATCACCCGCCGCGCGGACCACGCGCTGCTGGCCGAACCGGCCGTCTCCATGGGCCTGCAAAAGAGCCACTCCTTCCCGGTCAAGGTGATCGCGCCCGATCTGTATCGCAGCGTCGACTTGCAGCAGGAATGGGGCCGGGTGTTCCAGCGCCCGCCGCGCATACCCCAGGCCGGCATCGCCGCGCTCAAGAGCGTGCAGGAAGACGCCGCGCTGCTCGCGCGCTTCGAGCAGGCGCACGCCCAGGCCATGCTCTGGTGCAAGGAACACCCCAGGGAGTGCGGCGAAATGTCCGCGCGCCACGTGAGCCTGCTCACCCCCGAAGGCGTGGCCGACGCGATTGCCGCCACGCGCTCGACCATGCAGGTGGTGCCGGCCCGCCAGGCGCGCGCCGATCTGGAATTTTTCTACCAGCACCTGTTTGATCGCCAGCCTGGCCTCGTCGGTGGCAAGATGCCCGCCGCCGATTTTTACGGCTGA
- a CDS encoding NnrS family protein encodes MKAIATRPGALWQLQHPLWLCPFRPFFALALIWAWFVMLLWAGFLFMGWPLPAVPGGPFVWHAHELLVGFGSAAIAGFVLTAVPEFTDTPAFGAAPVRRLVALWLIGRVAFWCSGWWPVAGLALAGAAHLALLLGLTGLLAPRLWRDPERRHLSFIWMLVLLAALLAGFYADALRAGEPLRWLHAWLGALVALIIVAMSRISMSVVNASIDAQVLLDGLERPPYLARPPRRNLALLAVALYTAAEFLQAPGQVTAWLALAAMCAVLNLLNDWHVGRPLLRRWPLMLYGVYGFMALGYGAIALARLTQALSPNAGVHLLTTGVLGLNIYIVVCIAGYTHAGVEKDGRPWVLWGALALMLAAMLRALAYIAAPAALWMGLAAALWCAAFILQSAHMLPVFLRPRADGQGGCAGVLGKPG; translated from the coding sequence GTGAAAGCCATCGCCACGCGCCCCGGCGCGCTCTGGCAGTTGCAGCACCCGCTGTGGCTGTGCCCGTTTCGCCCCTTCTTCGCGCTGGCGCTGATCTGGGCCTGGTTCGTGATGCTGCTGTGGGCCGGTTTTCTTTTCATGGGCTGGCCGCTGCCCGCCGTGCCCGGTGGCCCCTTCGTCTGGCATGCGCATGAGCTGCTGGTGGGCTTTGGCAGCGCCGCCATCGCCGGTTTCGTGCTCACCGCCGTGCCGGAATTCACCGACACCCCGGCATTCGGCGCCGCGCCGGTGCGCCGCCTGGTAGCCCTGTGGCTGATCGGCCGCGTGGCCTTCTGGTGCAGCGGCTGGTGGCCCGTGGCGGGCCTGGCGCTGGCCGGCGCCGCGCACCTCGCGCTGCTGCTGGGCCTGACCGGGCTGCTGGCCCCGCGCCTGTGGCGGGACCCGGAGCGTCGCCATCTCTCCTTCATCTGGATGCTGGTGCTGCTGGCCGCGCTGCTGGCGGGGTTTTACGCCGATGCCTTGCGCGCTGGCGAGCCGCTGCGCTGGCTGCACGCCTGGCTGGGCGCGCTGGTCGCCCTCATCATCGTCGCCATGAGCCGCATCTCCATGAGCGTGGTCAACGCCAGCATCGACGCCCAGGTGTTGCTCGACGGGCTGGAGCGCCCGCCCTATCTCGCCCGCCCGCCCCGGCGCAATCTGGCGCTGCTGGCGGTAGCGCTCTACACCGCGGCAGAGTTCCTCCAGGCGCCGGGGCAGGTCACTGCCTGGCTGGCGCTGGCGGCCATGTGCGCCGTGCTCAATCTGCTCAACGACTGGCATGTGGGCAGGCCGCTGCTGCGGCGCTGGCCGCTCATGCTCTACGGCGTCTATGGCTTCATGGCCCTGGGCTATGGCGCGATCGCGCTGGCCCGGCTCACCCAGGCCTTGAGCCCCAACGCCGGGGTGCACCTGCTGACCACGGGTGTGCTCGGGCTGAACATCTACATCGTGGTCTGCATCGCCGGCTACACCCACGCCGGGGTGGAAAAGGACGGCCGCCCCTGGGTGCTTTGGGGCGCGCTGGCGCTGATGCTCGCGGCCATGCTGCGCGCGCTGGCCTACATCGCCGCGCCTGCGGCGCTGTGGATGGGCCTGGCCGCCGCCCTGTGGTGCGCGGCCTTCATTCTGCAAAGCGCGCACATGCTGCCGGTGTTCCTGCGCCCGCGCGCCGATGGGCAGGGGGGCTGCGCAGGCGTGCTCGGCAAGCCCGGCTGA
- a CDS encoding FmdE family protein encodes MGVSSRDQDFPPFFADVPRITVRDKLAQFLGAAVHGGTMTYEYADAVRLAGHSCPTVAGTWLMVLNGLRALYGDEVPVRGEIEVFMSDSRDSGANGVIASVVQLLTGAAPETGFHGIGGQFSRADLLKFDQPVQGVFALRRMDTGRAVQVSLNAAVVPWTDEMREVMPRAVGGYASDADLARFGELWQGRVRKMLTEHASDPQMIHVSDWQPRA; translated from the coding sequence GTGGGCGTTTCTTCACGTGACCAGGACTTTCCGCCCTTCTTTGCCGACGTGCCCCGCATCACCGTGCGCGACAAGCTGGCCCAATTTCTCGGTGCCGCCGTGCATGGCGGCACCATGACCTACGAGTACGCCGACGCGGTGCGCCTGGCCGGCCATTCCTGCCCCACGGTGGCGGGCACCTGGCTGATGGTCTTGAACGGCCTGCGCGCGCTCTATGGCGACGAAGTGCCGGTGCGCGGCGAGATCGAGGTCTTCATGAGCGACTCGCGCGACAGCGGCGCCAACGGCGTGATCGCATCCGTGGTGCAACTGCTCACCGGCGCCGCGCCCGAGACCGGTTTTCACGGCATAGGCGGGCAGTTTTCGCGCGCCGATCTGCTCAAGTTCGACCAGCCGGTGCAAGGCGTGTTCGCTCTGCGCCGCATGGACACCGGCCGCGCGGTGCAGGTGTCGCTCAACGCCGCCGTCGTGCCCTGGACGGACGAGATGCGCGAAGTCATGCCCAGGGCCGTGGGCGGCTACGCGAGCGACGCCGACCTGGCGCGCTTTGGCGAGCTCTGGCAGGGCAGGGTGCGCAAGATGCTGACCGAGCACGCGAGCGATCCGCAAATGATCCATGTGAGCGACTGGCAGCCGCGCGCCTGA
- a CDS encoding ABC transporter ATP-binding protein, with the protein MSAAATTGATPAALTVQALSHAFGPREVLQDITLQLPAGHTLALVGPSGSGKSTLLHLCAGLLTVRAGQVDNGFARTAMLFQQPHLLPWKTVLDNIALGLKARGLGRAQRLAQARAMGEAMGLDALALAQFPGQLSGGMQSRAALARALVLQPDLLLLDEPFSALDIGLREQMHQLLLAEQARRQLAVLMITHDLTEAVALADSVLVLAGAPARICWRLDLSLPAPLRDDDWVHRQTALLLAQPVVRAAFELPPAKVESPRQPAVDASGIQPGQAVQQVAAPDARRCEVPL; encoded by the coding sequence GTGAGCGCCGCCGCCACAACCGGTGCCACGCCGGCCGCCCTCACGGTGCAGGCGCTGTCGCATGCCTTCGGCCCGCGCGAGGTGCTGCAAGACATCACCCTGCAACTGCCCGCCGGGCACACGCTGGCGCTGGTCGGCCCTTCGGGCAGCGGCAAAAGCACCCTGCTGCACCTGTGCGCCGGCCTGCTCACGGTGCGCGCAGGCCAGGTGGACAACGGCTTTGCGCGCACCGCCATGCTGTTTCAGCAGCCGCACCTGCTGCCCTGGAAGACGGTGCTGGACAACATCGCCCTGGGCCTGAAGGCGCGCGGCCTGGGCCGGGCGCAGCGCCTCGCTCAGGCCCGCGCCATGGGTGAGGCCATGGGGCTGGACGCGCTGGCCCTGGCGCAATTTCCCGGCCAGCTCTCGGGCGGCATGCAAAGCCGCGCCGCGCTCGCGCGTGCGCTGGTGTTGCAGCCCGATTTGCTGCTGCTCGATGAGCCGTTTTCTGCCCTGGACATCGGCCTGCGCGAGCAAATGCACCAGTTGCTGCTGGCCGAGCAGGCGCGCCGCCAGCTTGCGGTGTTGATGATCACCCACGACTTGACCGAGGCCGTGGCCCTGGCCGACAGCGTGCTGGTGCTCGCTGGCGCACCCGCGCGCATCTGCTGGCGGCTGGATCTGAGCCTGCCTGCGCCATTGCGCGACGACGACTGGGTGCACCGCCAGACCGCGCTGCTGCTGGCCCAGCCCGTGGTGCGCGCCGCCTTTGAACTGCCCCCCGCCAAGGTCGAATCGCCCCGCCAGCCCGCCGTGGACGCGAGCGGCATCCAGCCCGGCCAGGCCGTGCAGCAGGTCGCCGCGCCAGACGCCCGCCGCTGCGAGGTGCCGCTGTGA
- the pyk gene encoding pyruvate kinase, which yields MSTHIRRATKIVATLGPASGTLALLEKMIATGVNVVRLNFSHGQASEHQERAAMVREASTRAGREVAIMADLQGPKIRVGTFEQGKVLLREGQDFTLDAARQAPGDAAAVGLDYKELPHDVRRGDVLLLNDGLIVLRVEGIEGDAVHTSVVIGGELSDHKGINRQGGGLSAPALTAKDMEDIRTAMSFQADYVAVSFPKNATDMEMARQLCNVAGAQWRHKPGMIAKIERAEAVPRLQEILQASDGIMVARGDLAVEVGNAAVPALQKKMIRAARSMDKVVITATQMMESMITNPVPTRAEVSDVANAVLDGTDAVMLSAETAAGKYPLETVEQVARICAAAEAAEEVQRDADFGGHTLGRVDQSIAMGALFTAQHLGVKAIVAMTDSGSTALWMSRKRVHIPIYALTPKIGTQRRMAIYRNVRPLLMDTSADRDTALAQAEVQLKERNIVRSGDLYAITCGEPMGEPGGTNMLKICKVR from the coding sequence ATGTCCACGCACATTCGCCGCGCCACCAAGATCGTGGCCACCCTCGGTCCCGCCTCGGGAACCCTCGCCTTGCTGGAAAAAATGATAGCAACCGGCGTCAACGTGGTGCGCCTGAACTTCAGCCACGGCCAGGCGAGCGAGCACCAGGAGCGCGCGGCCATGGTGCGTGAAGCCTCGACCCGTGCCGGGCGCGAGGTGGCCATCATGGCCGACCTGCAAGGCCCGAAGATCCGCGTCGGCACCTTCGAGCAAGGCAAGGTGCTGCTGCGCGAGGGACAGGATTTCACGCTCGACGCGGCGCGCCAGGCGCCGGGCGACGCCGCAGCCGTGGGGCTGGACTACAAGGAATTGCCGCACGACGTGCGCCGCGGTGACGTGTTGCTGCTCAACGACGGGCTGATCGTGCTGCGGGTCGAAGGCATCGAGGGCGATGCGGTGCACACCAGCGTGGTCATAGGCGGCGAGCTTTCGGACCACAAGGGCATCAACCGCCAGGGCGGCGGCCTGAGCGCGCCGGCCCTGACCGCCAAGGACATGGAAGACATCCGCACGGCGATGTCCTTCCAGGCGGACTACGTGGCGGTAAGTTTTCCGAAGAACGCTACCGACATGGAGATGGCGCGCCAGTTGTGCAACGTGGCCGGCGCCCAGTGGCGCCACAAGCCCGGCATGATCGCCAAGATCGAGCGCGCCGAGGCCGTGCCGCGCCTGCAGGAAATACTGCAGGCTTCCGACGGCATCATGGTGGCGCGCGGCGATCTGGCGGTGGAAGTGGGCAATGCGGCGGTGCCCGCGCTGCAAAAAAAGATGATCCGCGCGGCGCGCAGCATGGACAAGGTGGTGATCACTGCCACGCAGATGATGGAGAGCATGATCACCAACCCGGTGCCCACGCGCGCCGAGGTGAGCGACGTGGCCAACGCGGTGCTCGACGGCACCGACGCGGTGATGCTCAGTGCCGAAACCGCTGCGGGCAAGTACCCGCTGGAGACGGTCGAGCAAGTGGCGCGCATCTGCGCCGCCGCCGAGGCCGCCGAAGAGGTGCAGCGCGACGCCGACTTTGGCGGCCACACGCTGGGCCGCGTGGACCAGTCGATCGCCATGGGCGCGCTGTTCACGGCGCAACACCTCGGCGTCAAGGCCATCGTGGCGATGACCGACAGCGGCTCCACCGCGCTATGGATGAGCCGCAAACGCGTGCACATCCCGATCTACGCGCTCACGCCCAAGATAGGCACGCAGCGGCGCATGGCCATCTACCGCAACGTGCGCCCGCTGCTGATGGACACCAGCGCCGACCGCGACACCGCGCTGGCCCAGGCCGAGGTGCAGCTCAAGGAGCGCAACATCGTGCGCTCGGGCGACCTGTACGCCATCACCTGCGGCGAGCCTATGGGAGAGCCCGGCGGCACCAACATGCTCAAGATCTGCAAGGTGCGCTGA